The following coding sequences are from one Tolumonas lignilytica window:
- a CDS encoding MerR family transcriptional regulator, with the protein MNIKQFSINANISPFTLRYYEKIGLLNKIIRDESGRRIYTASNLDEVKLISELKEFGMDLNQIAMFLSFNNKVRNSAEEKIRILVEQRASLVKQINAYKVSLSKLDARLISMKHDK; encoded by the coding sequence ATGAATATAAAGCAATTTTCAATAAACGCTAACATAAGTCCATTTACTCTTCGTTACTATGAGAAGATCGGACTTTTAAATAAAATTATTAGAGATGAATCAGGTAGGCGAATCTATACAGCTAGTAACCTCGATGAAGTTAAATTAATCTCAGAGCTGAAAGAATTTGGTATGGATTTAAATCAAATAGCTATGTTTTTGTCTTTTAATAATAAGGTAAGAAATAGTGCTGAGGAAAAAATTAGAATTTTAGTAGAACAAAGAGCAAGTTTAGTAAAACAAATTAATGCATACAAAGTAAGCTTATCAAAGTTAGATGCACGCTTAATATCCATGAAACATGACAAATAA
- a CDS encoding alcohol dehydrogenase catalytic domain-containing protein — MKSLVFNNIGKPQDVIKLTEQPVPQIMDDQVLIEVCMSTIQPADFMFIGGYYRIKPNFPQTAGLEGFGRIVSVGANIKNRHIGQLVSFRSVGVWAEYVVAKESRTYPVPNDISPTTAAQFALNPLTAWGLLDVSVVKAKSNILYTAASSVVAQQSAQMALTKGHAPYGLILTDDGYRLYDFGSSKDLSKASTVEQCLSQVGIKFDVIIDAVGGKDTPVLIDYANLFCSFISYGLLDKSEFTLETSKILFKNITWKGFGIDAWLDQLAQDDLSSITDNVWNILRNKPELTPVSKIYDLGDFTLAIDNAMLGLNGKTLLKIR; from the coding sequence ATGAAATCTTTAGTTTTCAATAATATTGGCAAACCACAAGATGTTATAAAGTTAACAGAACAACCGGTACCTCAGATCATGGATGATCAAGTACTTATTGAAGTTTGTATGTCGACAATCCAGCCAGCAGATTTTATGTTTATCGGTGGATATTATCGAATTAAACCTAATTTTCCACAGACTGCCGGACTTGAAGGATTTGGCCGAATTGTATCAGTTGGAGCAAATATTAAAAATCGGCATATCGGTCAACTTGTATCATTTAGATCTGTTGGTGTATGGGCTGAATATGTTGTTGCAAAAGAAAGTCGAACATATCCAGTCCCGAATGATATTAGTCCAACAACTGCTGCGCAGTTTGCTTTAAATCCTCTTACTGCATGGGGACTTCTTGATGTATCCGTGGTAAAAGCTAAGAGCAATATTCTTTATACCGCAGCAAGTTCAGTTGTAGCACAACAGTCTGCACAAATGGCTCTAACAAAAGGCCACGCACCATATGGGCTTATATTAACTGATGATGGTTATAGACTGTATGATTTTGGAAGTAGTAAAGATCTGTCAAAAGCTTCAACTGTCGAACAGTGTTTATCTCAGGTTGGTATCAAATTTGATGTAATCATAGATGCTGTAGGTGGCAAAGATACTCCTGTGTTAATTGATTATGCAAATCTATTTTGCTCATTCATCTCTTATGGTTTACTTGATAAAAGTGAGTTTACATTAGAGACATCTAAGATTTTATTCAAAAATATCACATGGAAGGGATTTGGAATCGATGCCTGGTTAGATCAGCTTGCACAAGATGATCTATCATCTATAACAGACAATGTTTGGAATATCTTACGCAATAAACCTGAACTTACACCAGTTTCAAAAATTTATGATCTTGGTGATTTTACACTGGCAATCGATAATGCAATGTTAGGTTTGAATGGAAAAACATTGCTAAAAATTCGATAA
- a CDS encoding YciI family protein — protein MFVVVLKYKVDISIIDKFLQEHVNFLEMQYDAGVFIISGRQEPRNGGVVLAHNIERHQLLELLKLDPFFINGLAEYEIIEFYPSKSSLELSHLVA, from the coding sequence ATGTTTGTAGTTGTTTTAAAGTATAAAGTTGATATTTCCATCATAGATAAATTCCTTCAGGAGCATGTTAATTTTCTTGAAATGCAGTATGATGCAGGGGTGTTTATTATTTCAGGAAGACAAGAACCTCGTAATGGTGGGGTTGTTTTAGCTCATAACATAGAACGTCATCAACTGTTAGAGTTATTGAAGTTAGACCCATTTTTTATTAACGGACTTGCAGAGTATGAAATAATCGAATTTTATCCATCAAAAAGCTCATTAGAATTAAGCCATTTAGTTGCATAG
- a CDS encoding GNAT family N-acetyltransferase, whose translation MESNIKIFQATINELNLVAPLFNAYRVFYGQQSDISHAYEFLKNRILNSDSIIILATDNEKSLGFVQLYPSYSSISMDKILILNDLFVAEDSRNRGIGRKLMDAAEFFFKKNAFAYLSLETSTKNLRASRLYESCGYTKETGVIHYKLKNPNHIC comes from the coding sequence ATGGAATCGAATATCAAAATTTTTCAAGCCACTATCAATGAGTTGAATCTAGTTGCGCCATTATTTAATGCGTATAGAGTTTTCTATGGCCAGCAAAGTGACATTAGCCACGCATACGAATTTTTGAAAAATCGCATTCTTAATAGTGATTCAATAATAATTTTGGCTACTGACAACGAGAAGTCTTTAGGTTTCGTACAGCTATATCCAAGTTACTCATCTATTTCTATGGATAAGATATTAATTCTGAATGATCTTTTCGTAGCAGAAGATAGTCGTAATAGAGGTATTGGAAGAAAACTGATGGACGCAGCTGAGTTTTTTTTTAAAAAGAATGCATTTGCATATTTATCACTCGAAACTTCTACTAAAAATCTAAGAGCAAGTAGATTATATGAATCGTGTGGCTATACAAAGGAAACTGGTGTAATACATTACAAGCTAAAAAATCCTAACCATATATGCTAA
- a CDS encoding oxidative damage protection protein, with the protein MTRMVFCQRLKKEAPGMAFQLVPGELGKRIFDNISQEAWADWQKKQTMLINEKKLNMMNADHRALLQAEMEKYLFEDGEVQIEGYVPPSAK; encoded by the coding sequence ATGACCCGAATGGTTTTTTGTCAGCGACTAAAAAAAGAAGCACCAGGTATGGCTTTCCAACTGGTTCCGGGCGAACTGGGTAAACGCATCTTCGATAACATCAGTCAGGAAGCCTGGGCCGACTGGCAAAAGAAGCAAACCATGCTGATCAACGAGAAAAAACTCAACATGATGAATGCGGATCATCGTGCGTTGTTGCAAGCCGAAATGGAAAAATATCTGTTTGAAGATGGCGAAGTGCAAATCGAAGGTTATGTGCCGCCGAGTGCTAAATAA
- the mutY gene encoding A/G-specific adenine glycosylase, whose protein sequence is MNQATFSQRLLDWYDISGRKTLPWQQNKTPYRVWVSEIMLQQTQVSTVIPYYERFMERFPDVVSLANAPQDEVLHLWTGLGYYARARNLHKASQVIRDQYAGAFPETFEEVAALPGIGRSTAGAILSLSLKQHHAILDGNVKRVLTRWLALEGWPGQKQIENELWNWAIKLTPSERVEHYNQAMMDLGASLCSRSKPQCPLCPMHDDCGAYQQGKPTAYPTPKPNKKQIPVKQTCLLIMQHQHTVWLQQRPAHGIWGGLFSFPEFNDVNEVELWLQQHGYTNLTIRPLTAFRHTFSHFHLDITPLLVSLPHPAHSIMEQSNELWYNLNQPPSVGLSAVTLKLLTYPELQQ, encoded by the coding sequence TTGAATCAGGCCACTTTTTCACAGCGATTACTCGACTGGTATGATATATCCGGGCGTAAAACACTGCCCTGGCAACAAAACAAAACCCCCTACCGTGTCTGGGTGTCAGAAATCATGTTGCAACAGACTCAAGTCAGCACCGTGATCCCCTACTATGAACGTTTTATGGAACGATTCCCTGATGTCGTTTCACTGGCTAATGCGCCTCAGGATGAAGTGCTGCATCTCTGGACCGGTTTAGGCTACTACGCCCGCGCCCGCAACCTGCATAAAGCATCACAAGTCATCCGAGATCAGTATGCCGGTGCGTTTCCTGAAACCTTTGAAGAAGTAGCAGCACTCCCCGGCATTGGCCGCTCTACGGCTGGCGCCATACTTTCGCTGTCACTGAAACAGCACCATGCCATTTTAGATGGCAATGTCAAACGGGTGCTGACCCGCTGGCTGGCGCTAGAGGGCTGGCCCGGGCAAAAGCAAATTGAAAATGAATTGTGGAATTGGGCCATCAAGCTAACCCCATCTGAACGGGTTGAGCATTACAATCAGGCGATGATGGATCTGGGTGCCAGCCTGTGCAGTCGCAGCAAACCTCAGTGCCCTCTTTGCCCAATGCACGATGATTGCGGTGCTTACCAGCAAGGTAAGCCGACGGCCTATCCAACCCCGAAACCGAATAAAAAGCAGATCCCGGTAAAACAGACTTGTCTCTTGATCATGCAACACCAACATACGGTATGGTTACAACAACGTCCGGCACATGGGATCTGGGGAGGGTTATTCAGCTTTCCCGAGTTCAATGATGTCAACGAAGTAGAACTGTGGTTACAGCAACATGGCTATACAAATCTGACAATTCGGCCACTGACGGCATTCCGCCATACTTTTAGCCACTTTCATCTGGATATTACGCCCTTGCTGGTTAGCCTGCCCCACCCGGCGCACAGCATCATGGAGCAAAGCAACGAACTTTGGTATAACCTCAATCAACCACCCAGTGTTGGGCTGTCGGCCGTCACACTGAAATTACTGACTTATCCTGAACTGCAACAATAA
- the trmB gene encoding tRNA (guanosine(46)-N7)-methyltransferase TrmB, with protein sequence MTEHNEMNVGEETTEDGKFMRRIRSFVRREGRLTRGQERALQELWPVMGVEYRDEMLDLNALFGREAPVVLEIGFGMGKSLVEMAAAAPERNFIGIEVHRPGVGACLSSAQDAGITNLRLFCHDAVEVLGQMIPDQSIDTLQLFFPDPWHKARHHKRRIVQPAFVQMLRPKLKIGGVFHMATDWENYAEHMLEVMNAAEGFVNTVEGDYTPRPDSRPLTKFEQRGHRLGHGVWDLLFARQS encoded by the coding sequence ATGACCGAACATAATGAAATGAACGTCGGTGAAGAGACTACCGAAGATGGTAAATTCATGCGTCGTATCCGTAGTTTTGTACGTCGGGAAGGCCGTTTGACCAGAGGCCAGGAGCGTGCACTGCAGGAGTTATGGCCGGTAATGGGTGTTGAATACCGCGATGAAATGCTGGATCTGAACGCATTGTTCGGTCGCGAAGCGCCGGTGGTGCTGGAGATTGGTTTCGGTATGGGCAAGTCGCTGGTCGAAATGGCTGCGGCGGCGCCAGAAAGGAATTTTATCGGAATTGAAGTGCATCGGCCGGGCGTGGGTGCGTGTTTATCATCCGCTCAGGATGCTGGTATTACCAACCTGCGTTTGTTCTGCCACGATGCCGTGGAAGTGTTAGGCCAGATGATCCCAGATCAAAGCATTGATACCTTGCAGCTGTTTTTCCCCGACCCATGGCATAAAGCGCGTCATCATAAACGCCGTATCGTGCAACCCGCGTTTGTACAGATGTTGCGTCCGAAACTGAAAATCGGTGGTGTTTTCCATATGGCAACGGATTGGGAAAACTATGCCGAGCATATGCTGGAAGTGATGAATGCGGCAGAGGGGTTTGTGAATACCGTGGAAGGCGATTATACGCCACGTCCTGATTCCCGTCCGCTGACGAAATTTGAACAACGCGGTCATCGTTTAGGTCACGGCGTTTGGGATCTGTTGTTTGCGCGTCAAAGTTAA
- the hemW gene encoding radical SAM family heme chaperone HemW, producing the protein MLQLPPLSLYIHIPWCVQKCPYCDFNSHALKQDIPEADYVAALLADLHADQAYVQNRPLQSIFIGGGTPSLFSADAISTLLQGVQARIPFADDIEITMEANPGTVEAGRFTGYQQAGVTRISIGVQSFQPEKLQRLGRIHDPAQAVAAGLQARQAGLRSFNIDLMHGLPEQSVSDALFDLQQAIDIAPPHLSWYQLTIEPNTAFGSRPPVLPEDETLWDIQEQGHQLLQRAGYRQYEISAYAKPGFECRHNLNYWQFGDYLGIGCGAHGKITLPDENRIIRTAKVKHPKGYLDPERAFLDQCWDVEASDRPFEYFMNRMRLFQPIPKAEFSARTNLTPETVEPLFQRAYEQGLLAQNDTEWLVTEFGHRYLNSLLTMLMEE; encoded by the coding sequence ATGCTGCAACTGCCGCCATTGAGCCTGTATATCCATATTCCGTGGTGCGTACAGAAATGTCCGTACTGTGATTTCAATTCACATGCGCTGAAACAAGACATCCCGGAAGCTGACTATGTGGCGGCACTATTAGCCGATTTACATGCCGACCAGGCGTATGTCCAAAACCGCCCGTTGCAAAGTATTTTCATTGGCGGCGGTACGCCAAGTTTATTCTCTGCTGACGCCATTAGTACCTTGCTACAGGGTGTCCAGGCTCGCATTCCTTTTGCGGATGACATTGAAATCACCATGGAAGCCAATCCTGGCACTGTCGAAGCCGGCCGTTTTACCGGTTATCAGCAGGCAGGCGTCACCCGCATCAGCATCGGTGTACAGAGCTTCCAGCCGGAAAAACTGCAGCGTCTGGGGCGGATTCACGATCCCGCACAGGCTGTTGCCGCCGGATTGCAGGCTAGACAAGCCGGATTGCGCAGTTTCAACATCGACCTGATGCACGGCTTGCCAGAGCAAAGTGTCAGCGATGCCTTGTTTGATTTACAGCAGGCGATCGATATTGCCCCTCCGCATCTATCCTGGTATCAGCTGACCATTGAACCCAATACCGCCTTTGGTTCACGCCCGCCGGTGTTACCCGAAGATGAAACACTGTGGGATATTCAGGAACAGGGGCATCAGTTATTGCAACGTGCCGGTTATCGTCAGTACGAAATCTCCGCCTATGCCAAACCAGGGTTTGAATGTCGGCATAATCTCAATTACTGGCAGTTTGGTGACTATCTCGGTATCGGTTGTGGTGCGCATGGCAAAATCACCTTGCCAGACGAGAACCGTATAATCCGCACCGCCAAGGTTAAACATCCGAAGGGCTATCTCGACCCAGAGCGGGCCTTTCTGGATCAATGCTGGGATGTCGAAGCCAGCGACCGTCCGTTTGAATATTTCATGAATCGGATGCGGCTGTTCCAACCGATCCCTAAAGCGGAATTCAGTGCCCGAACAAATCTCACGCCAGAGACTGTCGAACCGTTGTTCCAGCGCGCTTATGAGCAGGGATTACTGGCGCAAAACGACACTGAATGGCTGGTCACCGAATTCGGCCATCGTTATCTGAATAGTCTGCTGACCATGCTGATGGAAGAATAA
- the rdgB gene encoding RdgB/HAM1 family non-canonical purine NTP pyrophosphatase — translation MEKVVLATGNKKKVEELNALLADLDYTIVPQSEFNVESVPETGTTFVENAIIKARHAARITGLPAIADDSGIEVDALLGRPGVYSARYAGEDASDEDNLEKLLEEMNGVPAVLRTARYWCVLVYMRHADDPTPIICQANWEGSLATEPAGENGFGYDPIFNVPQMSCTAAELDPDTKNRLSHRGKALAQLVIALQE, via the coding sequence ATGGAAAAGGTCGTTCTTGCCACCGGCAATAAAAAGAAAGTTGAAGAGCTGAATGCGTTGTTGGCCGATCTGGATTACACCATCGTGCCGCAGAGTGAATTCAATGTGGAAAGTGTACCGGAAACAGGCACCACCTTCGTTGAGAATGCCATTATCAAAGCCCGTCATGCTGCTCGTATTACCGGTCTGCCGGCCATTGCCGATGACTCCGGCATTGAAGTCGATGCCTTATTGGGGCGCCCCGGCGTCTATTCCGCCCGCTATGCCGGTGAAGATGCCTCCGATGAAGACAATCTGGAAAAGCTGCTGGAAGAGATGAATGGTGTTCCAGCCGTGCTGCGTACAGCCCGCTACTGGTGTGTGCTGGTTTATATGCGTCATGCCGATGATCCAACACCGATCATCTGTCAGGCTAACTGGGAAGGCTCGCTGGCGACTGAACCGGCTGGAGAAAACGGTTTTGGTTATGATCCGATTTTCAACGTGCCACAGATGAGCTGTACAGCAGCCGAACTAGACCCGGATACCAAAAATCGCTTAAGTCACCGTGGTAAAGCGCTGGCTCAGCTCGTTATCGCCCTGCAAGAGTAA
- the yggU gene encoding DUF167 family protein YggU, whose product MAGFRKEGEDVWLDVYIQPKASRDQIQGWHGEELKIAITAPPVDGQANAHLIKFLSKQFKVAKSQIVIHKGELGRHKTVRITEPQQLPAILDQSND is encoded by the coding sequence ATGGCAGGTTTTCGCAAAGAAGGCGAAGATGTCTGGCTGGATGTTTACATCCAGCCGAAAGCCAGTCGCGATCAAATTCAGGGATGGCACGGTGAAGAACTTAAAATTGCTATCACCGCGCCTCCTGTTGATGGGCAGGCCAATGCGCACCTCATCAAATTCCTGTCCAAACAGTTTAAAGTTGCCAAGAGCCAGATCGTGATCCACAAAGGCGAACTCGGGCGGCATAAAACCGTACGTATCACGGAACCGCAACAACTACCTGCCATTCTGGATCAGTCAAACGACTGA
- a CDS encoding YggT family protein produces MNTLFFLLDTVFSIYLMVVLLRFWLQWARADFYNPLSQFSVKLTHPILTPLRRIIPGFRGIDFASLLLAYAVAALKFVAFMWLGFLKINVTGLLLLSFLVVLKQAGSLLFWVLMARAILSWISQGRSSIEYVLYQLTEPLLSPIRRFLPSLGGLDLSVLVLFLLLQGINYLMLDLVGPLWNSL; encoded by the coding sequence ATGAATACACTGTTTTTTCTGCTGGATACTGTTTTCAGCATTTATCTGATGGTTGTGTTGCTGCGATTCTGGCTCCAGTGGGCCAGAGCCGATTTTTATAACCCGTTGAGCCAGTTCAGTGTCAAGTTGACGCATCCGATCCTGACGCCGCTGCGCCGGATTATTCCCGGTTTCCGGGGGATCGATTTCGCATCATTATTATTGGCTTATGCCGTTGCCGCATTGAAATTTGTCGCCTTCATGTGGTTGGGTTTTCTCAAAATCAATGTGACAGGGCTTTTGCTGCTCAGTTTCCTCGTGGTTCTGAAACAGGCCGGTTCTCTGCTGTTCTGGGTGCTGATGGCTCGGGCTATCCTGAGTTGGATCAGTCAAGGGCGTAGTTCCATCGAATACGTTCTGTATCAACTGACGGAACCATTACTCAGCCCGATCCGCCGTTTTTTACCCTCCTTGGGGGGACTGGATCTGTCAGTGCTGGTGCTGTTTCTGCTGCTACAAGGCATCAACTATCTGATGCTGGATCTGGTTGGTCCATTGTGGAATAGCCTTTAA
- the proC gene encoding pyrroline-5-carboxylate reductase codes for MEQKNIAFIGAGNMARSLISGLVNAGYPGSKIHATDIDAEKARQLATEFGIAASTDNISAVKGADVVVLAVKPQFMAEMLAKLTPAVGDLGQKLIISIAAGISVTRLQALLNHHQNIVRCMPNTPSLIGLGITGLFASAAVNTSDRQFAQRMLQAVGKTVWVDNEEAINGVTAASGSGPAYFFLFMQAMVEEAQRMGFSAEVARKLVQETALGAAQMVIANPETDLATLRAQVTSKGGTTAAAISVFEEGKLAELVSAAMQAAQHRAEEMETLF; via the coding sequence ATGGAACAAAAAAATATTGCGTTTATCGGTGCCGGCAACATGGCGCGTAGCCTGATCAGCGGTTTGGTCAATGCAGGTTATCCTGGCAGCAAGATCCATGCGACAGATATTGATGCAGAAAAAGCTCGCCAACTGGCGACGGAATTCGGCATTGCCGCCAGTACCGATAATATCTCCGCCGTTAAAGGTGCAGATGTCGTGGTGCTGGCAGTCAAACCCCAGTTTATGGCAGAAATGCTGGCCAAGCTGACTCCGGCCGTAGGCGATTTAGGGCAGAAACTTATCATTTCTATCGCGGCTGGTATCAGTGTCACTCGCTTGCAAGCATTGCTGAACCATCACCAGAACATTGTGCGTTGCATGCCAAATACACCGTCACTGATCGGACTGGGCATCACGGGTCTGTTTGCCTCTGCCGCCGTCAACACCTCTGACCGTCAGTTTGCCCAAAGAATGCTGCAAGCCGTAGGCAAAACTGTCTGGGTTGATAACGAAGAAGCCATTAACGGAGTTACTGCTGCCTCTGGTAGCGGCCCAGCGTATTTCTTCCTGTTTATGCAGGCTATGGTGGAAGAAGCACAACGCATGGGATTCAGTGCGGAAGTAGCTCGTAAACTGGTGCAGGAAACGGCATTGGGTGCAGCCCAGATGGTGATCGCCAATCCGGAAACAGATCTGGCGACCCTGCGCGCGCAAGTGACTTCCAAAGGCGGCACAACCGCTGCGGCGATCAGCGTATTTGAAGAAGGTAAACTCGCAGAGCTAGTGAGTGCCGCCATGCAAGCCGCGCAGCATCGTGCTGAAGAGATGGAAACATTGTTTTAA
- a CDS encoding YggS family pyridoxal phosphate-dependent enzyme: MNDIESRLLAIKEQIATHARLAGRQPNEIQLLAVSKTKPLEAIQAAYQSGQRLFGESYVQEAITKIQCLKNLPEYAGIEWHFIGPLQSNKTKLVAEHFDWVHSIDREKTAQRLNDQRPETSSPLNVCLQINISGEQTKSGINADEVFGLAGIINNFPRLKLRGLMTIAENTADMNVVRENFLQMQTLFNRLKTQYSSVDTLSMGMTDDMAVAIGCGSTMVRIGTAIFGSREYK, translated from the coding sequence ATGAATGATATCGAGTCACGCTTACTTGCAATAAAAGAACAGATCGCCACTCATGCCCGGCTCGCTGGCCGCCAGCCCAATGAGATACAGCTTCTGGCTGTCAGTAAGACCAAACCGTTAGAAGCCATACAGGCCGCGTATCAATCTGGACAGCGGCTGTTTGGTGAATCTTATGTGCAGGAAGCGATCACCAAAATTCAATGCTTAAAAAATTTACCCGAGTATGCCGGTATCGAATGGCATTTCATCGGGCCGCTGCAATCTAATAAGACCAAACTGGTGGCCGAGCACTTCGACTGGGTTCACAGTATTGATCGTGAAAAAACAGCGCAACGGCTGAATGATCAACGCCCAGAAACGAGTTCACCACTCAACGTCTGCCTTCAGATTAATATTAGCGGAGAACAGACCAAATCGGGTATTAATGCTGATGAAGTTTTTGGTCTGGCTGGCATAATCAACAATTTTCCACGCTTAAAACTACGTGGATTAATGACAATTGCAGAAAATACCGCCGATATGAACGTCGTACGTGAAAATTTTCTGCAGATGCAAACATTGTTTAATCGTTTAAAAACCCAATATTCATCAGTAGATACACTCTCCATGGGGATGACCGATGATATGGCAGTCGCCATCGGTTGCGGCAGCACTATGGTACGAATCGGAACCGCCATTTTCGGCAGCAGAGAATATAAGTAG
- a CDS encoding type IV pilus twitching motility protein PilT, with translation MDITELLAFGVKHNASDLHLSAGLPPMIRVDGDVRRINVPPLEHRQVHGLIYDIMNDHQRKVFEEDLEVDFSFEIPNLARFRVNAFNQSRGVAAAFRTIPSKVLTLDDLGAPPIFRDISENPRGLVLVTGPTGSGKSTTLAAMIDYINDQYNHHILTIEDPIEFVHQSKQSLINQREVFRDTKSFNAALRSALREDPDIILVGEMRDLETIRLALTAAETGHLVFGTLHTTSAAKTIDRIIDVFPGEEKSMVRSMLSESLRAVISQTLLKKNGGGRIAAHEIMIGIPAIRNLIREDKVAQMYSVIQTGMVHGMQTMDYCLKNLVARGLISVQDAKTKAVDPNSIV, from the coding sequence ATGGATATAACCGAATTATTGGCCTTTGGTGTCAAGCATAACGCGTCAGATTTACACCTTTCCGCCGGATTGCCACCTATGATTCGTGTTGACGGTGATGTCCGGCGAATTAACGTACCGCCGCTGGAGCACCGACAAGTGCATGGTCTGATTTATGACATCATGAATGACCATCAGCGTAAGGTATTTGAAGAGGATTTGGAAGTCGACTTCTCATTTGAAATACCTAATCTGGCTCGATTCCGTGTGAATGCGTTTAATCAGAGTCGCGGTGTTGCGGCTGCCTTCCGTACGATTCCAAGTAAAGTGCTGACGCTGGATGATCTTGGCGCGCCGCCAATTTTCCGTGATATTTCTGAAAATCCACGTGGTCTGGTGCTAGTGACCGGCCCGACGGGTTCAGGGAAATCAACCACGCTGGCGGCCATGATCGATTACATCAATGATCAATACAATCACCACATTCTGACGATTGAAGATCCTATCGAGTTTGTGCATCAGAGTAAGCAAAGTCTGATCAACCAGCGTGAAGTGTTCCGTGATACCAAAAGCTTCAATGCGGCACTGCGTTCAGCGTTGCGTGAAGATCCGGATATCATTCTGGTGGGGGAAATGCGTGATTTGGAAACCATCCGTCTGGCATTAACCGCCGCAGAAACAGGTCACTTGGTGTTTGGGACATTGCATACCACCTCAGCCGCAAAAACTATCGACCGTATCATTGACGTATTCCCCGGTGAAGAGAAATCAATGGTTCGTTCGATGTTGTCTGAGTCGTTGCGAGCAGTTATTTCACAAACCTTGCTGAAGAAAAATGGCGGTGGTCGTATTGCGGCACACGAAATCATGATCGGTATTCCGGCCATTCGTAACCTGATCCGTGAGGACAAGGTTGCACAAATGTATTCCGTCATCCAGACAGGGATGGTGCATGGAATGCAAACGATGGACTATTGTTTAAAGAACCTGGTCGCTCGCGGCTTGATTTCAGTGCAAGATGCGAAAACGAAGGCCGTGGATCCGAACTCCATTGTGTAA